One genomic window of Trichomycterus rosablanca isolate fTriRos1 chromosome 1, fTriRos1.hap1, whole genome shotgun sequence includes the following:
- the proza gene encoding protein Z, vitamin K-dependent plasma glycoprotein a translates to MVWLYTALLLTFLLGYGTAGLADSRVSASVFLDRKEASEVISRQKRANAGDEEKNLPANLERECLEEVCSYEEAREVYQDTYQTDIFWSVYIDGDQCANQPCKNGAMCSDSVGGYDCICKSGFTGVHCETDQTVCVIDKNKGCSQFCKPGYQSYECSCARGWKLEKKEKCVPAVTFPCGKVSSLRQWDSRQSSNTRSEYEGLNCNNEECPWQALLRNSGSQGFCSGVIIKENLVLTTAQCVRKHNDFQVAVGKRLPSYESGEQVLYVKQVHVHPLFMEGKPDNDLAVVELQGKIVFKKTVVPACLPERDFAESVLMSGDYMGVVTGWKDAPEFQGNLRLNHLSYNKLQTCMERHSGQITNKMTCTMPRQKADCVFGPGSPVLTLYREVFFLTGVVSQFQGMDCTSGYVLQKVSRFLPWIKPLMDSL, encoded by the exons ATGGTGTGGTTGTACACAGCACTTTTACTGACCTTCCTGCTGGGCTATGGGACCGCTGGGCTGGCCGACAGCAGAG TTTCAGCCTCAGTGTTCCTGGACCGGAAGGAAGCGAGTGAAGTGATTAGTCGTCAGAAGAGAGCAAATGCTGGGGATGAGGAGAAGAATCTTCCTGCTAATTTGGAGAGAGAGTGTCTGGAAGAGGTCTGCAGCTATGAGGAAGCTCGAGAGGTCTATCAAGATACCTACCAAACT GATATCTTCTGGTCTGTGTACATTG atggagatcagtgtgcaAACCAACCCTGCAAGAATGGAGCCATGTGCTCAGACAGTGTCGGAGGTTATGACTGCATCTGTAAATCAGGATTCACTGGAGTGCACTGTGAGACAG atcagactgtgtgtgtgatcgATAAAAACAAGGGATGCAGTCAGTTCTGTAAGCCTGGCTACCAGTCGTACGAGTGCTCATGTGCTCGAGGATGGAAACTGGAAAAGAAAGAGAAGTGTGTACCTGCTG TTACGTTTCCTTGTGGAAAGGTGAGCAGTTTGCGGCAGTGGGACAGCAGACAGTCCAGCAACACCCGCTCAGAGTATGAAGGACTGAACTGCAACAATGAAGAATGTCCCTGGCAG GCTTTGCTGCGTAACTCTGGATCCCAGGGGTTTTGCAGTGGTGTTATTATTAAAGAGAATCTGGTTCTGACCACTGCACAGTGTGTACGTAAACACAACGACTTCCAGGTTGCTGTAG GCAAGCGGTTGCCATCCTATGAAAGCGGGGAGCAGGTTCTCTATGTGAAGCAGGTGCATGTACATCCACTTTTCATGGAGGGTAAACCAGACAATGACTTAGCTGTGGTGGAACTTCAGGGCAAGATCGTATTCAAGAAGACGGTGGTGCCAGCCTGTCTGCCTGAGAGAGATTTCGCTGAAAGTGTGCTGATGTCAGGTGACTACATGGGTGTGGTGACTGGCTGGAAGGATGCACCCGAGTTCCAGGGAAACCTGAGGCTAAATCACCTGTCCTATAACAAACTGCAGACCTGCATGGAGCGCCACTCTGGCCAG ATTACCAACAAGATGACTTGTACCATGCCACGTCAAAAAGCAGACTGTGTCTTCGGCCCCGGCAGCCCGGTCCTCACCCTTTACAGAGAGGTCTTCTTTCTTACTGGTGTGGTCAGTCAGTTTCAGGGAATGGACTGCACCAGTGGTTATGTTCTTCAAAAGGTGTCTCGCTTTCTTCCCTGGATTAAACCACTAATGGACTctctataa